A window of Podarcis muralis chromosome 10, rPodMur119.hap1.1, whole genome shotgun sequence genomic DNA:
CGCCGGGGCCTCGGGGCCGGGGCACGGCGCTCctagctcgctcgctcgctcgccctccccctctcccaaatctcgatCCCCCAAATGACCCTGCGCACGGACGAATCCTCGGATGGCACCGACAGGACTGGGCCCCAGTGGGAGGCTGccggagcagcagcagtggcggcgGAGCCTTCCGAGGAGGAGCGCCTGGAGTTGGCCATGCGGGAATTGAGGCTCGCAGGTAAGTCCGATTGGGAGCAATCGTGGCCTTGGCGGGGTGAAGGTCGCTCCGGGGTGACCAAagaggaaaaggctgggggtttctgcttttgctgcgcTCCCCGAACAATGGCCAGATACAAAGAGGGGACTTGGGCGGCTGTGGGAACCGGAGGGGCTCCTCGCCTCCTTCCCAGCCAGTGCCTTCGGGGCTGTAGCGTGGGAAGGGCTGGGAGGAAAAGCGGACATGGATCGGGTACCCGAGGGGGCGAGCGCGACATCTGCGCGCGTTCTGTAGGATCGGGAAATGGGACGCGCAACTTCGGGGGCCGCGCGTCGGGGGAGGAAGAGCAAGAGCTTTGGCTCGAGATGCGAGTCAAAAATACCCCGCAAGCCTGaatgcttccccctcctcccccctttgccatTGAGGAGGCTCCCTCGAAAGCTGCGTCGCTGTTTTCGTTCCGATCAATCGCGACCTAAAATAACGAGCGGAGCAAGGTAAAAAACCACCCATCTTGTATAGCGATCTCAGGGCGAGGCTTTGCGAAGGAGAAGAAAACGAAAAATCCACACTCTCCCTTTCTAAGCGTTAAAGAAACTTATATAGTGGTGTGCCACAACTTCGTTGTGTCTTGGCTTTCACGTTTCGGATTGGGAGGCGTGAATACgtgtggattacagtggtacctcgggttacagacgtgtATCATGCGGGGTGTCGTGTATTAGGATTGCTTCAAGGATAACGGTGCCTCTCAAAGGCTGTCTTTTAACTTGTTGGGCAGCCTTCTCTGTGAATCGAGAGTCGCTGGAGACTTTCTGGGGAAACAGAACTGTGTCTTGAGCAGAAAACAGTTTAATTTGTTCAGTGTAGTTATGGAGCAGAATCTCTCACATGGACAGAATATTCGCTTAAAGTCTTTCAGCTTATTATGTCCTACATTTCTTCCAGGAAAGGCTTTTCAAGAGGGCAGTGATTAGAATTTTACTGCCTTGTCATGGGAATTTGTGCAAACAAAGAAAACAGTTTTCCTACAAAAGCTAGACAGCAAAATATtctctttagttttaaaaaaaagattgaagATGTGGGAAGTTATTACCTGAAAGGGatggcttccccatccctgatttgttTTGCCCAAGTAAAGAAGAATCTTTGGCTGTAAGTATGCCTGCATCTGTAAAGATTATATTGTGCTTTGCTGTTGTGCTCTCTGCATATAGTTTCAGGCACCAGAACTTTGTTGGGGTACTTTGGGGTTAAAGTTACTGTTAATCAAATAAGACACATTGCAGGATAGCATGAGCTTAAGTACTTCTGTCACTTGTTATAGCACTTGAGCAGACCAATTCTGTGCACACTGCTGACTCAAGTAAGCCCCTCAGTGTTGAATGGGACTTATTCTCAGGTAGAGACATGCAGGACTGCAGAGGAAAATTGTTCTTGTCCTTGAGACAGGCCCCTTTCACTAAGAGTGAGAGACAGTGAGTTGTTCAGGGCCACCCAGTAAGTGTTTGGTTCAGCAGTGTCTGGAAAGGGATGGGGGTCCTTCTAGTGGAATCTACTTGAGTaactttgttttcctcctcttatcAGGATGGTACTGGGGTAACTTGAGTGTTGTCGAAGCCAAGGAGAGATTACAAGATACATCTGAAGGGACTTTCTTGGTCAGAGACAGCTCGCACTCTGAGTACCTGCTTACTATTTCAGTAAAAACGTCAGTCGGACCTACTAACCTACGCATAGAGTTTCAAGATGGCAAATTCCGACTGGATTCCATTATCTGTGTTCGGTCAAGGCTCCGGCAGTTTGACAGTGTGGTCCACCTGATTGAATATTACGTTCTTATGTGCAAGGACAGAAGAACTGCGTCTGAAATGCCTTCCAATGGAACAGTCCACTTGTATTTGAATAAACCTCTCTGTCATTCAACTTCATCTCTACAGCACTGCTGTAGGGTAGCTATAAACAGATACACTAATGAGATCCAGGAACTTCCTTTGCCAACAAGACTGAAGGAATTCTTGAAGGAATATCAATATCGGATATAAATATATCATCTACTCTGcctcacttttttttaaagatatgaaTACAGTTTTATGAAATCAAAAGCTCTGTGCAGTCAGCTGCAAAAAAATGTATTGTGTAAGGTCATTCTGAAAATAGAATGTGTGGAAGTGGCATGGGGTGATGTAGCTTGAACTCCACAGTCAAAACTTTGCAGCAGAGTAATCTCTGCTGTTTCTCCTGATTGGCCAGTCTCTTAAACCTCATTGAGAAAAGTGCCTGTGTTGCAATGAGGTTGAGATGCAAGCAGAGGAAAGGTTTGTCACTCTTCCACATCCATGCCTTCCTTTGGCTCTTAAAATCCTACTCCTTTATATTGGGGCAGTCCTGCATCTAAAAGTCAGGTCTACCAACATATGTCTTGTTTGGCCCTGCCACATTTGACTGGCTTTCTCTTTTGAGAACCAATGGGAGCATTCTTCCTGTACTACCAACAACAACCAACTAATTTAAGCGTTCTGTTAGTGGTGTGGCTGTCTTTGAAAAATCACTTCTGTACGAAGGGTGGGATTTGTGTGATTCATCACCAGTGATGTCATAGGCGTTACCTAACGCATGTCCCTGAGACTTGTGCAACCGCATTGCAAATAGCAATCTCGATCGATACAGTACCTTGTGGGAGATTCACTTTTCCCACTGACAAAATACTGTAGTTCGAGAGCTGAGAAGGTGCAAGTGTCTTCTCACCAAAAGGGCTAAAGTGAGAGCAAACATCTGGATCCCATGCAGCACATGACTTCCTAACTGCAATTATGGCACTCCAAACTTCAAAATTTCTGTAGGAGAACCTAGACACTGGGACATAAATTTCCAGATGAAAATAAACAACTGGCACAGAAGTTCTTGGTGGGGTGGCAGTTCTATAAGGAATGGGTTAACTGTCTGATTTTAAGATGAGCTTGAGGCTGCCTAAGATGCTGTCTTCTTACAGCATTAATTGCAGCCTGTTCATTCAGTTAAGAACTTGTTCATTTTAGTTTATGGCTGAAAATTGGGACATTGTAGAACATAATGGATATTTTACAACATTGTAACACCAGAGTTTTGTTCATATTTACCCCCAAATGTTGATCTAGCAATGCTTTCTGATTCTGAATAACTTATGAAAACCTTCTGATCAGCCCTACTCATTTTTGCTTGGAAATAAGTGTTCTTGGGTTGCAGCCAGGTCTCATTTGGGACTGTTCATGGAATAGAGTTCTAAGCAGACGTGATTAGGATCAGGTTGTAAGACAGCTAATCACATTGAACCAGAATTAATGGACTCTGCTTACTTGTACATAGCTACAATGATCTCCCTTCAACATATGGGGACTGTACTACATTGAATAATCTAATTAAAAGGGAACCTTATTTCAAATAAAGCTGAATTGAAAAAGCAAACCCTTCACTCTCTTTTACAAGGGCCCAGTGGATCATTTTTATATTAGGGTAGTATACCAAGGTTTTTGTTAGCGTGAAAGAGAACTCCTTTTTTGTTTTAGATCCACTTACTGCCTATAATAGGCCTCCCTTGAATGAGACTTTATATAAGCCTAGACTGCGGCCTTGCAGTTGTGGTTTCCATGCCTGATCATGGATAGCAGCAATTATAACTTCCTTCTACAGTGTAgaatttttttattcttatttcctTGAAATGCAAGAAAGCTTGTGTGATCTAAAGATTGTGTTTTCAAGGCTGTAGCTGTCAGATTTCAGATTGTATTAAATAAAGTAAACAATTGCAGAGGCTGCATGTCCTTAATGTGTTTGGGTTATTCGGAAAGTATCTTGTACAGTGCTTAAAAAAACATTCCTTGCCTTCCTTCATCTCCATTGAGAAATATGTGACAAAGAGAAATCTCATTATAtcacattttgtacacatttcaaAAATTAGGTACCTAACATGTGATTGGTGGTGTTCGTTCTAGTGTACTTTCTGTGCTCCACAGTTTTTGTCTAGTGTATTCCCACAACAACATTAAAGTTTAAAAGCACCGAATGTGTTACTGAATTCCCGCAAGTCAAATACTACTACATATATACTACATATACAACTACATGTAACGTTCATAATTTGGCACTTATGAGGTTAAATAGAAGGGTTAAGACaggtcttgctggatcagaccaaagatccatGTACTTCAGCATATTATTTCCCTCCAGTAGCCTGTCAGCTGCCTTTGAGAAGTCCACAAGTAAGGAAATAGATTTTCCTCACAGTGGTGAcctagcatctggtattcagtggCATTCTGATGGTAAACCAGAAGCCTCCACCCATCTATTATGCTTGATAGTGATTTGTAAACCAACGCTCTTGTCTATTAGAGCTGTCTGAGCTAGTGGTCAGCACCGCAGGTTACAGCTGAATTCCATGAATTcattatgtgttgtgtgaagaacgAATTGCTTTTGTCTGTCTTGTCTGTCTTGTCAGTCTGCTGGTTAGCCTGCACTTTGAACGTTGGTTTTATgaacaaagggggaaatgtttctaTCTGCTTACTTTATACTAGGCATATTAACTGCATACAACATTGTACTGTAAAATCctatgcaagtttactcagaagttcaaTGGTATGCAATATTGCTTTAGGACTGAAGTTGGGGGCTCCTTGTATCTGtattctgctttcccccctttctagCTGAAGTTTAAATAAGTCATGACGAGAAGAAGCAACAAAAACTCTGATCTCCTGAAGATTTCTCAGCCCTGTGACAGATAGTTAgacaaactttttatttttattttttatttttttaccccaGCCCTCCAAAGCTTTGGTTAATCTGCAAGAGTTAGAGTAAGATCACACATTTATTAAGTACACAAGCAGTCTTGGTCTTCCTTGGGTATATATTTGTGGGGATAAATGTAGGTGATCCACAGAGATAATGAACATGGCTGGCAGCAGTTTATGTGATTTGGCCAAATCTGTGCTCACTTGGTTTCTACATTCCTTTGTTTTGGGCAACTTTGTCAAGCAGAACCTTCTGTCTCTTGAATCAAGTAATGAGGGACTTGCAATGTGAGATCATCCCAGAGTCCTCAGGAACAAATTGCATGTTAACATGGTGCTCTGCCACATCAAGGGAACTAATGTGCTTCCTCCAACCCAGCTGGTATCTGAACTACCGGTATATCCCTGTATCCACTACATCGTtcaaaaggactggggaggggactcacttctcacagggtgCTGAATATACAGGAGAGCAAGATGTTTTGTGTCTATTCTGGCTGAACCTAAGGAAAATGTAAAGGCCCTGGCTCTTGGTAGGGGGCCTTAATGGAGCTGGCAAATGTTAAAGCCTGATGATTGATGGTGCCGACACAAATACATGCGTAGAGAATGCCAGTCCCATTTGTTAAGTGCAAGAAGTTTTGCTAATGTAACCTGGTTCTTGGATATGTAAAAAAGAGTAAATAACAAGAGTctagatggggaacctgtagccctgtAGCTGTTATTGGACTCTCATCAGTGCCAGCCTGCATAGCcaatagtgagggatgatgggaattatagtacaACAGCACCTAGTGGTTCACAGGTTAACTACCCCTAATCTAGACAAAGAATTATCAGTTTAAGAAGAAGTGCAACCACTAAAATTGGAAGAGGTTGAGCATgtcatttttgtttcaaacttaaaaaaaaccagaagcttgaCTTTTGAGttggagggttttgtttttgtttaaaaatggtTTGTGTCTTTAGGGCTATGCAGATACATCTGTCAATCTAGGATCACAGCCTGATTTGCATATTTTGGGAAAATGCTTCTGTTATAAGCAAGTGTGATGATGTGTAAGCACTCAGTTCATTGGAAACATTGGCTAtaagtcattccccccccccccccgttcttttACACACACGTCACACATTGCCCCCGTGCTGTCTTGTGTGTTCAGAATAAGTGCCCTGGTTGGTGGGAAGAAGCCTGCATGGGCGTGCTCATTGACTTCACTGTCCTAAGCAGAGTGGGgatcctgtggctctccagatgcttctTGGAGTCCCAACATCTGGATCCCTTCTCATCTCTGCCTTGAAGCCAGCAGCAATGGAAGCAGCACCTTACAGCCACAGGCCCCACATCAACCCTGCTCCTACTCCCAAGCAGATGAAAGGAACCTAGAAGAGGAGAAGCGGAAGGACCATACTATGATTCACAATAAAATGTCTCTCTCACTGTTCCTTCTCACAAACTGGGATAGGAAGTCTTCCATTCTTTTAGCATTGGTAACTCCAAACCATATCTACGtatgttttttttgttgttgctggttcAGCTTAGCAAAGAGAAGGGAAGAAACTAGCTTTCACCTTACCCGTAAGAGGCACAAGAGACTGCTAAGAGACTAGGCAAGTTAGATATGTTTCTAATGAACAAATTCAGAGACATTTCACATTTTTTGCCTCCAAACTGCTGCTCAATAGCCAACTGAAAACCAACTTAGCCCTAACAGATTAAATTTGGTGGCACAAGtttatttggtttggttttcttaAAAGAAGGGCAGCAACACATTACATGCATGCTTCcttattttataaaattaaacACTTTACTGTTtcttaaaccagggatggggaagcggGTGCCCAGGGACCAAATGTGGCGCTGCAGGCCTCTATGTCTGGACCTCTTGGCCACGGCTCTCCCTGGCCCAATTTGcatcaagtgtttttgcctgcttggaatgtgtccttaagttctgataatgccttttgcttgacTGTGTGGAAGGTAGAGAGAGGTGTGTGAAAGCATATTGTTGCACCACCCCAATTTCTGAGCGGTGTAAGATTCTAgggattccaggcacttaccctgggtttcgtgtttccttttggaaatgaaagactgtggtgtctttaggatagatggcttatttacacatatatacaccctGAGCCTACGATGAAGGGGTTCACAGTATCAACACCCCAaagaggtcttgcttctcccaaagcCACAGCCATAGATTCAAACAGAAATAAACCATTGTGCTCTGACTACAGCTTTATGCCATTAACCACCTTGCTGAATCCAGGGATTCGATATCTGGCTTGATTAAATTCTAGCACTCACTGGGTCGAGGAATTTAAGGGAATCTGGCACCCCAAAACTCATAACTATATATAGGAAGTAGCCTGCTGTACGAAGAGAAATTTGACATTTCTTTTTGCTCCATTCACTTTTTACTCTCTGCCtgcccactactggcatgtggtcccAGATGGTTGCTCAGAAAGTACTGCAGCCGTCAGGCTGAAAAAAGATTCCACATTCCCGTCTTAAATTAAccatgcaatttatttatttatttgatgtgTTGAACCTCTTGCTATTTTTAGTGGAATTTGAAGACATTCATTCTCTGGCATTAGTCATCAGTGTTCAAAAGATAACAGCATTTTGAGAATACGTTATTACTTTGTCTCCAGTTTTGGCTGGCAAATCCTGTGCTCCAATCCCAAGTATGCAATATACAATTGTAGAATTTATTCCAACACAATGTATTTGGAATCAAAAGTTTATTTTCCCAAGGTCATAAGACTTATCCAACAGATATCCTGTTTTGTTACCTGCTATATAAAAAGCGCTGATCAGCTTGTTCATGTACATATATTGAAGTAATACAGGTGGTACTTAAAGCATGTttaacaaactttttaaaaaatggataattATTTTAACATGTATACACTTTTTGTGTATGGTTTTCTTTATCAAAACTACCATATCATCCACACTGATCTGAAGCTTAGGGATTCACTGAGTCCTAAACTGCTTGGGAAGTCAATGGCTAAATCAGAATTTGATGTGATGTCTAATTTCGTTCCTTTCTCCACCAGTTTATGAAAATCCTGTATTGTCAGTTGGTCACCCCATTTCTGAACAGCTGTGGTGAACATTATGTACTTCCTTCTTGGCAGGCTATCAAGctctgggtcattcagatgtTATGAAGAAGTACAATGTATTTGGTTTGGAATCAAAGCTGTTTGTGGTGACATCTACCTACCCTGTTCACAATATTCACCCAAGCCTGGTCAAATGAGAACATGGTAACCACTTTTGGCTAAAAACCTCAGGGGACTCGGCTCCCAATTAAGTTTTTTGGGAAACAATAAATGGATTTCCATGAGGAGTCTTGGAAGCCATTATTTAACTCACCAGATCCTTTGTTTCCCAGTAACTACTacatatttgttttaaatcataTTTCAGCATAAAACTTGAGAGTTTTTAAGAATGATAGGTGGCCAACAAACACTGAGTCCTTAAACGGGGCTTGGCATGAAAGGCAAATCTCAGGTTTAAATGAGGTGGCTTGGCACCAAACGGTGTTGAAGAAAACAGTGTGACTCGATCCTCACCAAtacatccaacacacatttaaagcacatgacttctcctcAAAGAAGCCTGGGAAAACTGCAGCTCtgaggggggaaactacagttcccatgattctttggggggggggaatcacatgctctgaatgcactttaaatgtattatGTGGATTTGCTATTTGATAATACAGTACAAAATTAGGAATTCTATAGCATGAAAACATTTTTGATCATTTCTGCAGTGTTCAAAATGCATGGGAAGCACTGTGGGTTTAAGGGGTTgcaacgtttgcaaaccagaacaactGTCACAGGCACCACACACCACCAGTAATTGGGCTTGAAAGAAGtggttttgtggggtttttttagaagAGGGCAAAACATATACAGGAAGGTGGACATATTTAGTGATCTACGTATAATGGAAAGACAGTAGTTTTGTTCCAAGCCTTGGTACAGTTCCTAGATACCCTAGTTCAAACTGAACAAGTAAGCATGATCAGGTAGAGCAAGTAATACTGTACCTGCTATGACTCACACGCAGGCAACATTTGACATTTTTGACACTTGGTACATTAAGCACGGAAGCAAACACTGACATCCATtatgaaaagaaattgcatttaatAGCGTTCAACGTACTGTGAGTCACAGATCTGTCATTTATTAAATACAACAATTTCAAATAGAAGGGTGAAGTAAATGGTGAGGGAGAGATGTTAATAATTTTTGTGACCTATTTTTGAGAACCAGAAACTGGCAAGTCAGAGATTGCTGGTATGGTGATGCACATGGTATGTAAGCTGGACAGATTCTGGTTCATCCCCATGGTTTTAAATGGCCACTTCAGGTCCTTCCATTGCCTTCAgtgtgcatttaataataattgtCATTGGGACCACTGTGTTCAGTTGACTAAGTGGTTAGATGAGTCAGTTTTGACTGATTAAAAATGTATTCCCAATGAAAacagacattttttttaaaaaaagatataaatGCTCACAAAAACCACACCATACTCAAAAAGGCACTTTCCCTTTCTAAAGCCTCTACAGAGTTACTGGAGATGGTGAAAGGTTAGATGATATTTGCAGCAGGAGCTTCATAATAGAGCTTGAAAGCAAGGCTAGAAGGGTGGAGAACGGCCAAACTGCATGCCTAATTAGGTCCGCCAGGCCTctccattttggccaagccatgccCCACAGCCCTAAACCTGACATCGTTTATGACACCAGCTGTAGATTAAGTAGAAAGCTGGTAGAAGCCAAAAAAGCATTTATGCCTGCAAAGCATAGTGCCCAGGGTTTTGAAAGACCCAACAATCAGATCACACCTTAAGGCAGGGACAGGATAAGGTCCCAGCAGCCCtcttcagcatggccaatggaaagCGAAGGTGGAGTCAGTGTAAATCAGAGGGACACATGTTTCCCATTcctaccctatacagtggtaactcggttgtcaaacttaatctgttttggaagtccgtttgactcctcgaacagttcaaaaaccaaggcgcggcttcctgcactcaattggaagccacatcagatgttcggcttccaaaaaatgttcgcaaactggaacactgcggtgttcaggagccaaagtaccactgtacaagctttcttctggaatattattattattattactccacccatctgactggattgccccagccactccagatggcttccaacacatctaaaaacataataatggaAAGAAGTACATTTACTACTACTCCCAGTCTTTTGAACAAGTATCTATACTGTGATGTCGATTGTGACATTGCATTTCACTAGCTAATTTTGATGGTGAAGTTGACAGAATTGCCGTGACTTGTTTGTTCGAAGCCTGCATCTGATAATACCAGGTGGATTATGAGGACGCCTTGCCTCCAAACACAACGAGGCAGGAACATCACTACATCACAGCCTACGCTGTTTTCAGCCTCAATTTCAGCACCAGACCACAATGGTGATAAAACCACTGGTCCACATTGCAGGAGTGTTGCAAACCACAAAGGCTGCGTTTCACCAGCTAATTTTGAGAAGCTGACAGCTGTGACTACTAGTCTCAGTCCGCATCTGACCTGTGGAGATTCATGATCCAGGGTGGGTTTCTTTCACTCACAAACATGAAGTGTGTTGATAACAACACGACTGTGTGCTCAGCCTTAGACGCGCTTCTACCTCAAACGAGCCATATGAACAGCAGGCTGAGCGA
This region includes:
- the SOCS2 gene encoding suppressor of cytokine signaling 2, which codes for MTLRTDESSDGTDRTGPQWEAAGAAAVAAEPSEEERLELAMRELRLAGWYWGNLSVVEAKERLQDTSEGTFLVRDSSHSEYLLTISVKTSVGPTNLRIEFQDGKFRLDSIICVRSRLRQFDSVVHLIEYYVLMCKDRRTASEMPSNGTVHLYLNKPLCHSTSSLQHCCRVAINRYTNEIQELPLPTRLKEFLKEYQYRI